The following proteins come from a genomic window of Pyxidicoccus sp. MSG2:
- a CDS encoding serine hydrolase domain-containing protein, with protein sequence MGRYRSGRLALGASLWLLLAGCGKDEPEGTRCEQLAPRLQRALEEAATAEDLPGVTVSLRLPECTWRGATGLSQVESATALKAEDRLRAGSITKTFVAVVALQLQSEGKLSLDAPLATWLPDFPRANLITVRQLLNHTAGTANYTQNADFLTEAMGNPGKVWVPEELIAYGAAHSPFFEPGARWEYSNTNYILVGHIIEAVSGTSLAQQLRTRIFEPLNLTSTGLGGGEPLPPLAVGGYTREVEGGAWTNLEGLLHPSAAGAAGALVSSADDLSRFFAGLFSGELLTAAQRAEMSQWVPAHEGTESGYGLGLVQWEDPVTPMQGHNGGIPGFSSLAVWLPRQKASLAVMTNREGAEQPGVTTQKLLKVLTTL encoded by the coding sequence ATGGGCAGGTATCGTTCCGGTCGGCTCGCGCTCGGCGCATCGCTGTGGTTGTTGCTCGCGGGATGCGGCAAGGACGAGCCCGAGGGCACCCGCTGCGAGCAGCTCGCGCCCCGGCTGCAGCGCGCGCTCGAAGAGGCGGCCACGGCGGAGGACCTCCCGGGTGTCACCGTCTCGCTCCGTCTCCCCGAGTGCACCTGGCGTGGCGCCACGGGCCTGTCCCAGGTGGAGTCCGCCACCGCGCTGAAGGCCGAGGACCGGCTCCGCGCGGGAAGCATCACCAAGACCTTCGTCGCCGTGGTGGCGCTTCAGCTCCAGTCCGAGGGAAAGCTGTCCCTGGACGCGCCGCTCGCGACGTGGCTCCCGGACTTCCCCCGCGCGAACCTCATCACCGTGCGCCAGCTCCTGAACCACACGGCCGGCACGGCCAACTACACCCAGAACGCGGACTTCCTCACCGAGGCGATGGGCAACCCCGGCAAGGTGTGGGTGCCCGAGGAGCTCATCGCGTACGGCGCGGCCCACTCACCGTTCTTCGAGCCGGGAGCGCGCTGGGAGTACTCCAACACCAACTACATCCTCGTCGGCCACATCATCGAAGCCGTGTCCGGCACCTCGCTGGCACAGCAGCTCCGCACGCGCATCTTCGAGCCCCTGAACCTGACGAGCACGGGCCTGGGTGGAGGCGAGCCGCTGCCGCCCCTCGCCGTGGGCGGGTACACCCGAGAGGTGGAGGGTGGCGCCTGGACGAACCTGGAAGGACTGCTCCACCCGTCCGCGGCGGGTGCGGCCGGCGCGCTGGTGTCGAGCGCGGACGACCTCAGCCGCTTCTTCGCAGGTCTTTTCTCGGGGGAGCTGCTCACGGCGGCACAGCGCGCGGAGATGTCCCAGTGGGTACCGGCGCATGAGGGTACGGAGTCCGGTTACGGACTGGGCCTCGTGCAGTGGGAGGACCCCGTGACGCCGATGCAGGGCCACAACGGCGGCATCCCTGGCTTCTCGTCTCTCGCCGTCTGGCTGCCCCGGCAGAAGGCCTCGCTGGCGGTGATGACCAATCGCGAGGGCGCCGAGCAGCCGGGAGTCACGACGCAGAAGCTGCTGAAGGTGCTCACCACGCTGTGA
- a CDS encoding endonuclease/exonuclease/phosphatase family protein → MQRKTGELRVMTFNIQSGLHGLEGVAGVIRASVPDVVALQEVDVGSTRAGGVDQVAELSRLTGLPYRAHFRTTDLYGGAYGIALLSRFPLEALAQYPLPVPRGAEPRTLAHAVVLMDGREVSIYLTHLIRRPFNGDARVRQSALVARLMAADSRPKLLMGDLNDDPDSRPVRLLRRDMRDVVAATGGARGTYPMPFILPTLRIDYVLACDAFTPVSSRVLHVAVSDHYPVVADLRLKPESIPAVAERPAEAGAVGSAP, encoded by the coding sequence GTGCAACGCAAGACGGGGGAGCTCCGGGTGATGACCTTCAACATCCAGTCCGGCCTCCACGGGCTGGAGGGCGTGGCGGGCGTCATCCGCGCCTCGGTGCCGGACGTCGTCGCGCTGCAGGAGGTGGACGTCGGCTCCACGCGCGCGGGCGGGGTGGACCAGGTGGCGGAACTGTCCCGCCTCACCGGCCTGCCGTACCGCGCCCACTTCCGCACCACGGATTTGTATGGCGGCGCCTATGGCATCGCCCTGCTGTCGCGCTTCCCGCTGGAGGCGCTGGCGCAGTACCCGCTGCCGGTGCCTCGCGGCGCGGAGCCCCGCACGCTGGCCCACGCGGTGGTGCTCATGGACGGGCGCGAGGTGAGCATCTACCTCACGCACCTCATCCGCCGTCCCTTCAACGGCGACGCGCGCGTGCGCCAGAGCGCCCTGGTGGCCCGGCTGATGGCGGCCGACTCGCGGCCCAAGCTGCTGATGGGGGACCTCAACGACGACCCGGACTCGCGCCCCGTCCGCCTGCTGCGGCGGGACATGCGCGACGTGGTCGCCGCCACCGGTGGGGCGCGCGGCACGTACCCGATGCCGTTCATCCTCCCCACGCTGCGCATCGACTACGTGCTGGCGTGTGATGCCTTCACCCCGGTGTCCAGCCGCGTGCTGCACGTGGCCGTGTCGGACCACTACCCGGTGGTGGCGGACCTGCGGCTGAAGCCGGAATCGATTCCCGCGGTGGCCGAGCGCCCCGCCGAAGCGGGCGCCGTCGGCTCCGCGCCCTGA
- a CDS encoding DUF4336 domain-containing protein, whose amino-acid sequence MLRSVADDVHVLTVPFRMGGLEVGGRMTVVRLPDGGLWVHSPVRFTPEVRAWVDALGPVRFLVAPNLMHHLAVPDWAAAYPDAKVAAPARLKRKRPELRIDLELGDAADAGWAGVIDQVFVRGMPKLDEVLFFHRPSRTVLVTDLAFNVQRTDSWLLRAYLKLSGAWQRLASTLTARVLIKDKAAVHAALEKVRAWDAERVVVCHGDVVEHDGRKALADGFARL is encoded by the coding sequence GTGCTTCGTTCTGTCGCCGACGACGTCCATGTCCTGACGGTCCCCTTCCGCATGGGCGGCCTGGAGGTGGGAGGCCGCATGACTGTCGTCCGCCTGCCGGACGGTGGGCTGTGGGTCCACTCGCCCGTCCGCTTCACCCCCGAGGTGCGCGCCTGGGTGGACGCGCTCGGCCCGGTGCGCTTCCTGGTGGCGCCCAACCTGATGCACCACCTGGCCGTGCCGGACTGGGCGGCGGCGTACCCGGACGCGAAGGTGGCGGCGCCCGCGCGCCTCAAGCGCAAGCGGCCCGAGCTGCGCATCGACCTGGAGCTGGGCGACGCGGCGGACGCGGGCTGGGCGGGCGTCATCGACCAGGTCTTCGTGCGGGGCATGCCGAAGCTGGACGAGGTCCTCTTCTTCCACCGCCCCAGCCGCACGGTGCTCGTCACGGACCTGGCCTTCAACGTCCAGCGCACGGACTCGTGGCTGCTGCGCGCCTACCTGAAGCTCAGCGGCGCGTGGCAGCGGCTGGCGTCCACGCTCACCGCCCGGGTCCTCATCAAGGACAAGGCCGCGGTGCACGCGGCGCTGGAGAAGGTGCGGGCGTGGGACGCGGAGCGGGTGGTGGTGTGCCACGGCGACGTGGTGGAGCACGACGGAAGGAAGGCGCTGGCGGATGGCTTCGCCCGGCTCTAG
- the modA gene encoding molybdate ABC transporter substrate-binding protein, with the protein MRPFSLLCSLLLALAAVPALAEKALVFAAASTTNALQELAPAFTKATGHEVEFAFGASSDLARQAVAGAPADAFLSADAVRMDTLDKAGLVQPGTRVDLLSNRLVVVVPSDVKGRLAGPEGLKGVKRLALADPAAVPAGVYAKAWLEKAGLWKALEPKVVPALDVRAALAAVESGRVDAGVVYATDAAQSKKVKVAFAVPDADAPRITYPVAALTKGKSPEAGRAFVRFLQTDEARKVFARQGFIVLGGKEPRAP; encoded by the coding sequence ATGCGTCCCTTCTCACTCCTCTGCTCTCTTCTTCTCGCTCTGGCCGCCGTTCCCGCCCTCGCGGAGAAGGCGCTGGTGTTCGCCGCGGCGAGCACCACCAACGCGCTCCAGGAGCTGGCGCCGGCCTTCACGAAGGCCACCGGCCACGAGGTGGAGTTCGCCTTCGGTGCGTCCAGCGACCTGGCCCGGCAGGCGGTCGCGGGGGCTCCGGCGGATGCCTTCCTCTCGGCGGATGCGGTCCGGATGGACACCCTGGACAAGGCGGGGCTGGTGCAGCCCGGCACCCGGGTGGACCTGTTGTCCAACCGGCTGGTGGTGGTGGTGCCGTCCGACGTGAAAGGTCGGCTGGCGGGGCCGGAGGGCTTGAAGGGGGTGAAGCGGCTGGCGCTGGCGGACCCGGCGGCGGTGCCCGCGGGGGTGTACGCGAAGGCGTGGCTGGAGAAGGCGGGGCTGTGGAAGGCGCTGGAGCCGAAGGTGGTGCCGGCGCTGGACGTGCGCGCGGCGCTGGCGGCGGTGGAGTCGGGGCGGGTGGACGCGGGCGTGGTGTACGCGACGGACGCGGCGCAGTCGAAGAAGGTGAAGGTGGCCTTCGCGGTGCCGGACGCGGACGCGCCGCGCATCACCTACCCGGTGGCGGCGCTGACGAAGGGGAAGTCGCCGGAGGCCGGGCGGGCCTTCGTGCGCTTCCTCCAGACGGACGAGGCGCGGAAGGTCTTCGCGCGGCAGGGCTTCATCGTGCTCGGTGGGAAGGAGCCGCGCGCTCCGTGA
- a CDS encoding TetR/AcrR family transcriptional regulator yields the protein MRRRASPKTGAAASGAQEREARKARRQEGRRTAILTAARAVLVREGLSGLTLDAVAAEADLSKPSLFYYFRSKEDLVGELAVEGLAREVEVLEVAVASADSGVEALAALVRARVDLYAEDLDAFRVVYLWPQLLGRQSDAQRERVYALSARLNDALEARLQADARAGRLAPGFQPRRLANVAWTVAHGLLSLVAGLENAGGNTRYTLSQLRDEACVLLLRAGVR from the coding sequence GTGCGCCGCCGCGCCTCGCCGAAGACCGGGGCCGCCGCCTCGGGCGCGCAGGAGCGCGAGGCCCGCAAGGCGCGGCGGCAGGAGGGCCGGCGCACGGCCATCCTCACCGCCGCGCGCGCGGTGCTGGTGCGCGAGGGCCTCTCCGGGCTGACGCTGGACGCGGTGGCGGCGGAGGCGGACCTGAGCAAGCCGTCGCTCTTCTACTACTTCCGCTCCAAGGAGGACCTCGTCGGGGAGCTGGCGGTGGAGGGCCTCGCCCGCGAGGTGGAGGTGCTGGAGGTGGCGGTGGCCTCCGCGGACAGCGGGGTGGAGGCGCTCGCCGCGCTGGTGCGCGCCCGGGTGGACCTGTACGCGGAGGATTTGGACGCCTTCCGCGTCGTGTACCTCTGGCCCCAGCTCCTGGGCCGTCAGTCCGACGCGCAGCGCGAGCGCGTGTATGCGCTGAGCGCGCGGCTCAACGACGCGCTCGAGGCGCGGCTCCAGGCGGACGCGCGCGCGGGGCGGCTGGCCCCGGGCTTCCAGCCGCGCCGGCTGGCCAACGTCGCGTGGACGGTGGCGCACGGCCTGCTGTCGCTGGTGGCGGGGCTGGAAAATGCCGGTGGAAACACGCGGTACACGTTGTCGCAACTGCGTGACGAAGCCTGTGTGCTGCTGCTGCGGGCCGGTGTCCGCTGA
- the modC gene encoding molybdenum ABC transporter ATP-binding protein produces MSLVLSLRLPLARFTLEVETRLAGASVAVLGRSGSGKTSLLEVLAGLRRGARGRVEVGGRVLLDSDAGVDVPPEARRMGYVPQDALLFPHLTAGQNVRFGERKGRASRAEEAIALLELTPLLHRYPATLSGGEKQRVALARALATDPALLLLDEPLAALDVALKERVLPYLLRVRDEAKVPLLYVTHQLGEARVLAHEALLLDEGRVRAVGLASEVLGTTARGLLASEGEGEENILEGTLERPEGGGLRLRVAEGLALWVPDALELPAGTRAAYAVPSEDVLLSMGALSGVSARNVLMGTVAKVEPAASGEDAATVDVAGVSWVVRLTATSVRELGVVPGARVYLAVKTAACRRLR; encoded by the coding sequence GTGAGCCTGGTCCTGTCCCTTCGGCTTCCGCTGGCGCGCTTCACGCTGGAGGTGGAGACGCGCCTCGCGGGCGCTTCCGTGGCGGTGCTGGGGCGCTCGGGCTCGGGGAAGACCTCGCTGCTGGAGGTGCTCGCGGGGCTGCGACGCGGGGCGCGGGGACGCGTGGAAGTGGGAGGGCGGGTGCTGTTGGACAGCGATGCGGGCGTGGACGTGCCGCCGGAAGCACGGCGCATGGGCTACGTGCCGCAGGACGCGCTGCTCTTCCCGCACCTCACCGCCGGGCAGAACGTGCGCTTCGGTGAGCGCAAGGGCCGGGCTTCGCGGGCGGAGGAGGCCATCGCCCTCCTGGAGCTGACGCCGTTGCTGCATCGCTATCCCGCGACGCTCTCCGGTGGCGAGAAGCAGCGCGTGGCCCTGGCGCGGGCGCTGGCCACCGACCCGGCACTGCTGCTGCTGGACGAACCCCTGGCCGCGTTGGACGTGGCGCTGAAGGAGCGGGTGCTGCCATACCTGCTACGGGTGCGCGACGAGGCGAAGGTGCCGCTGCTGTACGTGACGCACCAGCTCGGTGAGGCGCGAGTGCTCGCCCATGAAGCCCTGTTGCTCGACGAAGGCCGGGTCCGCGCGGTGGGTCTCGCGTCCGAGGTGCTGGGCACGACGGCGCGAGGGCTGCTCGCGTCGGAGGGGGAGGGCGAGGAGAACATCCTGGAGGGCACGCTGGAGCGCCCGGAGGGCGGCGGCCTGCGGCTGCGAGTCGCGGAAGGACTGGCGCTCTGGGTGCCGGATGCGCTGGAGCTGCCAGCGGGTACGCGCGCGGCGTACGCGGTGCCGTCCGAGGACGTGCTGCTCTCCATGGGGGCGCTGTCCGGTGTCTCCGCGCGCAACGTGCTCATGGGGACGGTGGCGAAGGTGGAGCCCGCGGCGTCGGGCGAGGACGCGGCCACGGTGGACGTCGCCGGAGTGAGCTGGGTGGTGCGGCTCACCGCGACCTCCGTGCGCGAGCTGGGTGTGGTGCCGGGAGCTCGCGTGTACCTCGCGGTGAAGACCGCCGCGTGCCGACGGCTGCGCTGA
- the modB gene encoding molybdate ABC transporter permease subunit yields the protein MEGTAGLVFFTVAVASVATLLILPLGVAVAYALARWDGPGKGLVETVLALPMVLPPTAVGLVLLELLARNGPVGRVLDAWGVEVVFTPKAVVLASAVMAFPLLVRSARSGFEEVDPRLVAVARTLGDSRVRAFFRVTLPLAWRGVLVGALLAFSRALGEFGATVLVAGNIPGRTQTLSLAIFHRTQLGEDAEALRLAGVAALLAFVAVYATEVVTRRRGQRSRA from the coding sequence ATGGAAGGCACGGCGGGGCTCGTCTTCTTCACGGTGGCGGTGGCGTCGGTGGCCACGCTGCTCATCCTCCCCCTCGGGGTGGCGGTGGCGTACGCGCTGGCGCGGTGGGACGGGCCGGGCAAGGGCCTGGTGGAGACGGTGCTGGCGCTGCCCATGGTGCTGCCGCCCACGGCGGTGGGCCTGGTGCTGCTGGAGTTGCTGGCGCGCAACGGGCCGGTGGGACGGGTGCTGGATGCGTGGGGTGTGGAGGTGGTCTTCACCCCGAAGGCGGTGGTGCTGGCGAGCGCGGTGATGGCCTTCCCGCTGCTCGTGCGCTCGGCACGCTCGGGGTTCGAGGAGGTGGACCCGAGGCTGGTGGCGGTGGCGCGCACGCTGGGGGACTCGCGAGTGCGCGCGTTCTTCCGCGTGACGCTGCCGCTGGCGTGGCGCGGGGTGCTGGTGGGGGCGCTGCTGGCGTTCTCCCGCGCGCTGGGCGAGTTCGGCGCGACGGTGCTGGTGGCGGGCAACATCCCCGGGCGCACGCAGACGCTGTCGCTGGCCATCTTCCACCGCACGCAATTGGGCGAGGACGCGGAGGCACTGCGGCTGGCGGGCGTGGCGGCGCTGCTCGCCTTCGTGGCGGTGTACGCGACGGAGGTGGTGACACGGCGGCGGGGACAGCGGAGCCGCGCGTGA
- a CDS encoding MarR family winged helix-turn-helix transcriptional regulator has protein sequence MSRNIHKEEEDVSTDVHKLQQLLLALGRRRSLRDPIAATCEQLQFTPPQVHALLWLGQDGALTMGELARRLGVTEKTVTGVVDRLEREGHLMRERSAADRRVVRCRLTPDGQATWQKLERFTLQGMGQLLSILDTSDRKALFRILEKLLRRIDSQAGAAPSSRERSA, from the coding sequence GTGTCACGGAATATCCATAAAGAGGAAGAAGACGTCTCGACCGACGTGCACAAGCTGCAGCAGTTGCTGCTCGCGCTGGGCCGGCGTCGCTCGCTCCGTGATCCCATCGCCGCCACGTGCGAACAGCTCCAGTTCACCCCGCCGCAGGTGCATGCCCTGCTGTGGCTGGGCCAGGACGGCGCGCTCACCATGGGCGAGCTGGCCCGGCGGCTGGGCGTCACGGAGAAGACCGTCACCGGTGTCGTGGACCGCCTGGAGCGCGAGGGCCACCTCATGCGCGAGCGCAGCGCCGCGGACCGCCGCGTCGTCCGCTGCCGCCTCACGCCTGACGGGCAGGCGACCTGGCAGAAGCTCGAGCGCTTCACGCTCCAGGGCATGGGGCAGCTGCTCAGCATCCTCGACACCAGCGACCGCAAGGCGCTCTTCCGCATCCTCGAGAAGCTCCTGCGCCGCATCGACTCGCAGGCGGGGGCCGCACCCAGCTCTCGCGAGCGCTCGGCCTGA
- a CDS encoding MXAN_6652 family MXYO-CTERM-anchored protein yields MRSSRSSLWVAGTMAACLVSGSAFAYATGQTGFSGKQAGNTCMNSTCHSGGTTPTVTLEGPDTLEAGATGNYTLVITGGAGVRGGFNVAVDRGSVEAGSDSRKSSGEVTHKQPKAFSNGTLRFDFTLVAPASGGSVKLFGAGNSTNFNNEPEGDASAQASKTITVTGGTGEEEGDGGGCSAAAGAPLLGAVLMLLGARSRRRK; encoded by the coding sequence ATGCGGTCATCTCGTTCGTCTCTCTGGGTTGCCGGCACCATGGCGGCGTGCCTCGTCTCTGGCTCCGCCTTCGCCTACGCCACCGGTCAGACCGGCTTCAGCGGCAAGCAGGCCGGCAACACGTGCATGAACTCGACCTGCCACAGCGGCGGCACGACGCCCACGGTGACGCTGGAGGGCCCGGACACGCTGGAGGCGGGCGCCACCGGCAACTACACGCTCGTCATCACCGGCGGCGCGGGCGTGCGCGGCGGCTTCAACGTGGCGGTGGACCGCGGCTCGGTGGAGGCCGGCTCCGACTCGCGGAAGAGCAGCGGCGAGGTGACGCACAAGCAGCCCAAGGCCTTCTCCAACGGCACGCTCCGCTTCGACTTCACGCTGGTGGCGCCGGCCAGCGGCGGCTCCGTGAAGCTCTTCGGCGCGGGCAACTCCACCAACTTCAACAACGAGCCCGAGGGCGACGCCTCCGCGCAGGCCTCGAAGACCATCACCGTGACGGGTGGCACCGGCGAGGAGGAGGGTGACGGGGGTGGCTGCTCGGCCGCCGCGGGCGCGCCGCTGCTGGGCGCGGTGTTGATGCTGCTCGGCGCCCGCTCGCGCCGCCGCAAGTAG
- a CDS encoding YdcF family protein, with protein sequence MPPSSLSPRPGLLRRRLIVAVGALTCGVFGLAWVVDRFGQRERAESADAVVVLGARVLPGGVPSGALRARTEKAVELYQRGVAPRLVFSGGVGVNPPSEARVMLALATRLGVPAEACILEEESHSTEENARLAAKVLRTLGARRVVVVSDPYHLLRARQYFRLNGLDVATSPALETERNLNAVDRFYWTVREAIALLLHPRVLLARAPEDAATPPAP encoded by the coding sequence GTGCCGCCTTCCTCGCTGTCACCCAGACCGGGCCTCCTCCGCCGCCGCCTCATCGTCGCGGTGGGCGCGCTGACGTGTGGCGTGTTCGGCCTGGCGTGGGTGGTGGACCGCTTCGGTCAGCGCGAGCGGGCGGAGTCCGCGGACGCGGTGGTGGTGCTGGGCGCTCGCGTACTTCCCGGCGGCGTGCCCTCCGGAGCGCTGCGCGCTCGCACCGAGAAGGCCGTGGAGCTGTACCAGCGCGGCGTCGCGCCCCGGCTCGTCTTCTCCGGAGGCGTGGGCGTGAATCCCCCGTCGGAGGCGCGGGTGATGCTGGCGCTCGCGACGCGGCTGGGCGTGCCGGCGGAGGCCTGCATCCTGGAGGAGGAGAGCCACTCCACGGAGGAGAACGCGCGCCTCGCCGCGAAGGTGCTGCGCACGCTGGGCGCGCGGCGCGTGGTGGTGGTCTCGGACCCGTACCACCTGCTGCGGGCGCGGCAGTACTTCCGCCTCAACGGCCTGGACGTGGCCACCAGCCCCGCGCTGGAGACCGAGCGCAACCTCAACGCGGTGGACCGCTTCTACTGGACGGTGCGCGAAGCCATCGCCCTGCTGCTGCACCCGCGCGTGCTCCTGGCCCGCGCGCCCGAGGACGCGGCTACTCCGCCGGCACCGTGA
- a CDS encoding Do family serine endopeptidase — protein sequence MKRSTRTLTAGLGLVLMLAGCRRSSEEPSSAPPPPAREETSASASDPTGGRTPAGQPMPPDMRSALASVAPLVESVKAAVVNVEVREATSSRRGPEDSPWGEEGESPFGDTPWGPFTPFGRRAPAPRETPREGLGSGFIIDGRGLVLTNNHVVQDATEIHVQLPDGRKLRAKVLGTDPLTDVAVLRLQLPADAKALPVVRLGDSEALRVGDWVVAIGNPFGLGSSVSLGIVSAKARDIEAGPFDDFLQTDAAINPGNSGGPLFNLRGEVVGINTAIIGEGAGIGFAVPSNLVRALVPQLEKDGAVTRGWLGVAVQDLTADLGEALGLPTREGAIVTDVSEKTPAAEAGLQRDDVILAVDGKPIDSGRTLTRMVALTPPGTALTFSVYRDGKKAEVKATLGTRPDLEGVTSRSRPSEREQPVHQRLGLGLADMDARLARAQGLPATGALVTDVDDASAAGASDLVPGMVVVEAGGKPVRRATDLMRLLREAQPGQSVLLRGVLPGGVRELRALTVPAE from the coding sequence ATGAAGCGCAGCACACGCACGCTCACCGCGGGGCTGGGACTGGTCCTCATGCTGGCGGGCTGCCGCCGGAGCAGCGAGGAGCCCTCCTCCGCTCCGCCGCCCCCGGCCCGGGAGGAGACCTCCGCGAGCGCCTCGGACCCCACCGGGGGCCGCACTCCCGCCGGGCAGCCGATGCCTCCGGACATGCGCTCCGCGCTCGCGTCCGTCGCCCCGCTGGTGGAGTCCGTGAAGGCCGCGGTCGTCAACGTCGAGGTCCGCGAGGCCACGTCGTCGCGCCGAGGACCGGAGGACTCGCCCTGGGGCGAAGAGGGCGAGTCTCCCTTCGGCGACACTCCCTGGGGGCCCTTCACGCCTTTTGGCCGCCGGGCCCCCGCGCCCCGGGAGACACCGCGCGAGGGGCTCGGCTCGGGCTTCATCATCGACGGCCGGGGGCTGGTGCTCACCAACAACCACGTCGTGCAGGACGCGACGGAGATTCACGTGCAGCTGCCCGACGGGCGCAAGCTGCGCGCGAAGGTGCTGGGGACGGACCCGCTCACGGATGTGGCGGTGCTGCGGCTCCAGCTCCCGGCCGACGCGAAGGCGCTGCCGGTGGTGCGGCTGGGTGACTCGGAGGCGCTGCGCGTGGGCGACTGGGTGGTGGCCATCGGCAACCCCTTCGGCCTGGGCTCCAGCGTCAGCCTGGGCATCGTCTCCGCCAAGGCGCGCGACATCGAGGCGGGCCCCTTCGACGACTTCCTCCAGACGGATGCCGCCATCAACCCCGGCAACTCCGGCGGCCCGCTCTTCAACCTCCGCGGCGAGGTGGTGGGCATCAACACCGCCATCATCGGCGAGGGCGCTGGCATCGGCTTCGCGGTGCCCAGCAACCTCGTCCGCGCGCTGGTGCCACAGCTCGAGAAGGACGGCGCCGTCACGCGCGGCTGGCTGGGTGTGGCCGTGCAGGATTTGACGGCGGACCTGGGCGAGGCGCTCGGCCTGCCGACCCGCGAAGGCGCCATCGTCACCGACGTCTCCGAGAAAACGCCCGCCGCCGAGGCCGGGCTCCAGCGGGATGACGTCATCCTCGCCGTGGACGGCAAGCCCATCGACTCGGGCAGGACGCTCACTCGCATGGTGGCGCTGACGCCTCCCGGCACGGCGCTCACCTTCTCCGTCTACCGGGACGGGAAGAAGGCGGAGGTGAAGGCGACGCTGGGCACGCGGCCGGACTTGGAGGGCGTGACGTCACGGAGCCGTCCCTCCGAGCGGGAGCAGCCGGTGCACCAGCGCCTGGGGCTGGGCCTGGCGGACATGGACGCACGGCTCGCGCGGGCCCAGGGGCTGCCGGCGACGGGGGCGTTGGTGACGGACGTGGACGACGCCTCGGCGGCCGGGGCTTCGGACCTGGTGCCGGGCATGGTGGTGGTGGAGGCCGGCGGCAAGCCGGTGCGCCGCGCCACGGACTTGATGCGACTGTTGCGAGAGGCACAGCCCGGCCAGTCCGTGCTGCTGCGCGGGGTGCTTCCGGGTGGCGTGCGCGAACTGCGCGCGCTCACGGTGCCGGCGGAGTAG